In Saccharothrix syringae, the following are encoded in one genomic region:
- a CDS encoding GreA/GreB family elongation factor, which yields MTSTRRFWLTPDAHRRLQAELAGLCATDPARAVDETGDADGRGAVLRRQREERIREIRELLGNSVVGQDPPDDGVVEPGMVLTVRYDDVEGTETFLLGMRAVEHGDVEVYSPDSPLGAALSGARPGDRRTYRAPGGNTIGVTLLKAVPYGHHRASSTS from the coding sequence ATGACCAGCACCCGACGCTTCTGGCTGACCCCCGACGCCCACCGACGGCTCCAGGCCGAGCTGGCCGGTCTGTGCGCGACCGACCCCGCCCGGGCCGTCGACGAGACCGGTGACGCCGACGGGCGCGGCGCGGTGCTGCGCAGGCAGCGCGAGGAGCGCATCCGCGAGATCCGGGAACTGCTCGGCAACTCCGTCGTCGGCCAGGACCCGCCCGACGACGGGGTCGTCGAGCCCGGCATGGTGCTCACCGTCCGCTACGACGACGTCGAGGGCACCGAGACCTTCCTGCTGGGCATGCGCGCGGTCGAGCACGGTGACGTCGAGGTCTACTCCCCGGACTCGCCGCTGGGCGCCGCCCTGTCCGGCGCCCGCCCGGGCGACCGGCGCACCTACCGCGCGCCCGGCGGCAACACCATCGGGGTCACCCTGCTCAAGGCCGTGCCCTACGGCCACCACCGGGCGAGCAGTACGTCCTGA